Proteins from a genomic interval of Yoonia sp. GPGPB17:
- a CDS encoding DUF1194 domain-containing protein, producing the protein MLLLPALAEAACRQALALGLDVSESVDSVEYRLQLDGLATALSSTRVRQMLIAQTQAPVHLLVYEWSGPQSQTVIIPWTSITSPADLSAVTTALRNHQRRPAAPTTAIGSALLAGFTFLRQRPDCWKRTLDLSGDGQSNTGPRPQDISENHTPTGVVVNGLVIGSGNLRGDDEHFADIKELSSYFRSNVIRGSGSFVEVALGFEDYAAAMERKLMRELASLVVGQADLPLGQSR; encoded by the coding sequence ATGCTGTTACTGCCAGCACTTGCCGAGGCCGCCTGCCGACAGGCCCTTGCCTTAGGTCTGGATGTGTCGGAATCCGTCGATAGCGTCGAATACCGCTTGCAGCTGGACGGGCTGGCGACCGCGCTGAGCAGCACGCGTGTGCGGCAGATGCTTATCGCGCAGACCCAAGCGCCCGTGCACCTGTTGGTCTACGAATGGAGCGGGCCGCAAAGCCAAACCGTCATCATCCCCTGGACCTCAATCACCAGCCCCGCAGATCTCTCTGCGGTCACAACGGCGTTGCGCAACCATCAGCGCCGCCCGGCAGCGCCTACCACTGCAATCGGCTCCGCGCTTTTGGCTGGTTTTACCTTTCTGCGCCAACGACCCGACTGCTGGAAGCGCACGCTTGATCTTTCCGGTGACGGGCAATCAAACACTGGACCACGCCCGCAAGATATCAGCGAAAATCACACCCCCACCGGCGTGGTCGTGAATGGATTGGTGATTGGCTCAGGGAACTTACGCGGCGACGATGAACACTTCGCCGACATCAAAGAGCTTTCGTCTTACTTCAGATCCAACGTTATTCGCGGATCAGGATCCTTTGTCGAGGTCGCCTTGGGTTTTGAAGATTATGCCGCTGCGATGGAACGCAAACTGATGCGCGAACTCGCAAGTTTGGTCGTCGGGCAAGCGGACCTGCCGCTTGGGCAAAGCCGCTGA
- a CDS encoding DUF1194 domain-containing protein has protein sequence MIRFCLLFLLLPVMAQAACRQAISLGLDVSSSVDQSEYTLQLEGVITALNAPVIMDILFLQPDAPVRIHVFEWSGPINQTVIVPWTTLNTPTDLATVTARLRAHRRGVPAPTTAVGSALLAGFSYLEQHPDCWIRTLDLSGDGETNTGPLPETIPDTQTPSGVTVNGLVVGSGNFFGDQVSRNALADLEVYYRENVIRGPVAFVEVAENYDDYAATMERKLLRELTALAVGRVETGRGSGG, from the coding sequence GTGATCCGGTTTTGCCTGCTTTTCCTGCTTTTGCCGGTCATGGCGCAGGCCGCTTGCAGGCAGGCAATATCGTTGGGTTTGGATGTGTCCAGTTCCGTCGATCAATCCGAATACACCCTGCAACTGGAAGGGGTCATCACGGCCCTGAACGCGCCCGTCATCATGGATATCCTGTTCTTGCAGCCGGATGCACCGGTACGCATTCATGTCTTCGAATGGAGCGGGCCGATCAACCAAACCGTCATCGTGCCATGGACCACGTTAAATACGCCAACTGACCTGGCGACTGTGACGGCACGCCTGCGTGCGCATAGGCGCGGCGTCCCCGCGCCCACTACCGCGGTCGGGTCAGCGCTATTGGCCGGGTTTTCTTATCTTGAGCAGCATCCCGATTGCTGGATCCGCACACTTGATCTCTCTGGTGATGGGGAAACCAATACCGGTCCTTTGCCTGAAACCATCCCCGATACACAAACGCCCTCTGGCGTCACCGTGAATGGGCTGGTGGTGGGATCCGGCAACTTTTTTGGCGATCAGGTCAGCCGGAATGCCCTTGCTGATCTCGAAGTCTACTACCGTGAAAACGTCATCCGGGGGCCTGTAGCCTTTGTCGAAGTCGCGGAAAACTATGATGACTATGCCGCGACCATGGAACGCAAACTATTGCGTGAACTGACGGCTTTGGCTGTTGGACGGGTTGAGACCGGCCGCGGTTCCGGCGGGTGA
- a CDS encoding VOC family protein, whose translation MSLKYLHTMVRVKDLEKSMAFYALLGLKETRRFDHEGGRFTLVFMAPPGQEDCPVELTYNWDGDDALPDDSRHFGHLAYRVSNIYETCQHLMDNGVTINRPPRDGHMAFVRSPDNISIELLQEGDDLPSAEPWASMENTGHW comes from the coding sequence ATGTCCCTCAAATACCTGCACACGATGGTCCGCGTAAAAGACCTAGAAAAATCCATGGCCTTTTATGCTTTGCTGGGCCTGAAAGAAACCCGACGATTTGATCATGAAGGCGGACGGTTCACGCTTGTTTTCATGGCACCTCCGGGGCAAGAAGACTGCCCGGTCGAGCTGACTTATAACTGGGATGGCGATGATGCCCTGCCAGATGATAGCCGTCATTTCGGCCACCTCGCCTACCGTGTGTCGAATATCTATGAGACCTGTCAGCACCTGATGGACAACGGCGTGACCATCAACCGCCCACCGCGCGACGGACATATGGCATTTGTGCGTTCTCCCGATAACATCTCGATCGAGCTGCTGCAGGAAGGCGATGATCTACCCTCGGCTGAGCCTTGGGCAAGCATGGAAAATACCGGGCATTGGTAA
- the gcvT gene encoding glycine cleavage system aminomethyltransferase GcvT translates to MADLHKTPLHALHVSLGAKMVPFAYYEMPVQYPLGVMKEHLHTRAKAGLFDVSHMGQVVVQGASYADAAKGLERLIPVDILGLSVGRQRYGFFTNAAGGIADDLMLANRGDYVFLVVNAACKAADIAHMQATLAPELRVTEITDRALLALQGPAAEAVLSALDARAADMAFMDVATLDLLGVAAWVSRSGYTGEDGYEISVPADDAPRVAQALLDHADVEPIGLGARDSLRLEAGLCLYGHDIDETTSPVEAALTWAIQKVRRRGGGRAGGFPGADHILAQLQDGVMRKRVGLRPDGRAPMREGVTLYADENATDPIGTITSGGFGPTIGGPMAMGYVTAEHTDIGTCVYGELRGKRQPLTVTKLPFTPANFKR, encoded by the coding sequence ATGGCTGATCTGCACAAAACACCGCTTCATGCATTGCACGTGTCGTTGGGGGCCAAGATGGTTCCGTTCGCTTACTACGAGATGCCTGTGCAATACCCCCTCGGTGTGATGAAGGAACATTTGCACACCCGTGCCAAGGCGGGCCTATTTGACGTCAGCCATATGGGGCAGGTTGTTGTGCAGGGCGCAAGCTATGCCGACGCTGCCAAAGGGTTGGAGCGGCTCATACCCGTCGATATCCTTGGTCTTTCAGTGGGGCGTCAGCGCTACGGTTTCTTCACCAATGCAGCCGGTGGGATCGCAGACGATCTGATGCTGGCGAACCGTGGTGATTATGTCTTTTTGGTTGTCAACGCGGCCTGCAAAGCGGCTGACATCGCCCATATGCAAGCGACACTTGCGCCAGAACTGAGGGTCACGGAAATCACTGATCGTGCGCTGCTGGCATTACAGGGTCCCGCCGCTGAAGCGGTGTTAAGCGCATTGGATGCACGTGCTGCGGATATGGCATTCATGGATGTCGCAACACTTGACCTGTTGGGGGTTGCGGCGTGGGTGTCGCGGTCTGGGTATACCGGCGAGGACGGATACGAGATTTCGGTCCCGGCGGATGATGCCCCAAGGGTCGCACAGGCGCTGCTAGATCATGCGGATGTCGAACCAATCGGTCTTGGCGCGCGCGACAGCCTGCGGCTGGAGGCCGGGCTTTGCCTCTATGGCCATGACATTGATGAGACGACATCGCCGGTTGAGGCCGCTTTGACCTGGGCCATTCAGAAGGTGCGCCGCCGCGGTGGGGGCCGCGCTGGCGGGTTTCCGGGTGCAGATCACATTCTGGCCCAGCTTCAGGATGGGGTGATGCGCAAGCGTGTCGGGCTGCGGCCTGATGGCCGCGCACCGATGCGTGAAGGCGTCACGCTTTACGCTGATGAGAATGCAACTGACCCTATCGGCACGATTACCTCTGGCGGGTTTGGCCCCACGATCGGCGGGCCCATGGCGATGGGCTATGTCACGGCCGAACATACCGACATCGGCACCTGCGTTTATGGCGAGTTGCGCGGTAAGCGCCAGCCTTTGACCGTCACCAAATTGCCGTTCACACCAGCCAACTTCAAACGATAA
- the gcvH gene encoding glycine cleavage system protein GcvH, producing the protein MKYTEEHEWLRAEGDAYVVGITEHATTQLGDLVFVELPEVGATVAKDDEIVVIESVKAASDIMAPVDGEIVEVNTALADDPSLANSDAMGAGWFFKIKPSDPSQLDSMMDEAAYNAMIA; encoded by the coding sequence ATGAAATACACTGAAGAACACGAATGGCTGCGCGCCGAGGGCGACGCATATGTTGTCGGTATTACCGAGCATGCAACGACACAACTGGGTGATCTGGTCTTTGTTGAACTGCCCGAGGTCGGTGCAACAGTTGCCAAAGATGATGAGATCGTCGTGATCGAAAGTGTCAAAGCTGCCTCTGATATTATGGCCCCCGTAGACGGCGAGATTGTTGAAGTGAATACGGCACTTGCCGATGATCCCAGCCTTGCCAATAGCGATGCCATGGGTGCGGGGTGGTTCTTTAAGATCAAACCGTCTGATCCCTCGCAACTGGACAGCATGATGGATGAAGCTGCTTATAACGCGATGATTGCCTAA
- the gcvP gene encoding aminomethyl-transferring glycine dehydrogenase, translating into MTFTPTDYLPYDFANRFKHIGPSPAEMDEMLQVIGAKDIDALIDDTLPAKICQKTPLDFGKPKSERELLHHMRVTASKNKVLTSLIGQGYHGTVTPPAIQRNILENPAWYTAYTPYQPEISQGWLEALLNFQTMVSDLTGLEIANASLLDEATACAEAMTMAQRVSKSKATGFFVDENCHPQNIAVMKTRAAPLGIEITVGNPDDLDAEAVFGAIFQYPGTYGHLRDFTDHISKLHESKAIGIISADPLSLTLLKEPGAMGADIAVGTTQRFGVPVGYGGPHAGYMATKSTYARNMPGRIVGVSIDSHGNRAYRLSLQTREQHIRREKATSNVCTAQALLAVMAGFYAVFHGPEGLRAIAQRIHRKTARLAEGLKQGGFDVRPATFFDTITVDVGPLQSAVMKSAVDEGINLRAVGKTAVGITLDERTRPATIEKVWRAFGITRQDKDYTPHYNMPDKLIRTSDFLTHPVFHMNRAETEMMRYMRRLADRDLALDRAMIPLGSCTMKLNSAAEMMPVSWREFSLLHPFCPKDQALGYAEMIDDLSAKLCDVTGYDAISMQPNSGAQGEYAGLLSIARYHQTNGEGQRDICLIPMSAHGTNPASAQMVGWKVVPVKSAENGDIDLDDFKAKAAEHKDRLAACMITYPSTHGVFEETVIDVCQITHDAGGQVYIDGANMNAMVGLSRPGDLGGDVSHLNLHKTFCIPHGGGGPGMGPIGVKRHLIAHLPGDPNEGEGAVSAAPYGSPSLLPISWAYCLMMGGEGLTQATRVAILNANYIAKRLEGAFDVLYKGPTGRVAHECIIDTRPFADSANVTVDDIAKRLSDCGFHAPTMSWPVAGTLMVEPTESENKAELDRFCDAMLGIRAEIKAIEDGVMDAENNPLKNAPHTMEDLVKGWDRPYSRETGCFPAGAFRVDKYWPPVNRVDNVWGDRNLTCTCPPMEDYAQAAE; encoded by the coding sequence ATGACTTTCACGCCAACTGACTATTTGCCCTATGATTTTGCCAATCGCTTTAAGCACATTGGCCCATCACCCGCTGAAATGGACGAGATGTTGCAGGTGATTGGGGCGAAAGATATTGATGCGCTGATCGACGATACGCTGCCTGCTAAGATCTGTCAGAAGACACCGTTAGACTTTGGCAAACCCAAGTCAGAGCGTGAACTGTTGCATCATATGCGTGTCACTGCGTCCAAGAACAAGGTACTGACATCGTTGATCGGGCAGGGGTATCACGGCACGGTCACACCGCCTGCGATACAGCGGAACATCCTTGAAAACCCGGCGTGGTATACCGCCTACACCCCATATCAGCCCGAAATCAGCCAGGGCTGGCTTGAAGCGCTGCTGAATTTTCAGACAATGGTGTCCGATCTGACGGGCCTTGAAATCGCAAACGCATCCTTGCTAGACGAGGCGACGGCCTGCGCCGAGGCAATGACGATGGCGCAGCGGGTCAGCAAGTCGAAGGCGACAGGGTTCTTTGTTGATGAAAACTGTCATCCGCAGAACATCGCGGTGATGAAAACGCGGGCGGCACCACTGGGGATCGAGATCACAGTTGGCAATCCTGATGACCTTGATGCCGAAGCCGTGTTTGGCGCGATCTTTCAGTATCCGGGCACATATGGCCACCTGCGCGATTTCACCGATCACATTTCCAAGCTGCACGAGAGCAAAGCCATTGGCATCATCTCGGCTGATCCGCTGTCACTGACGCTGTTGAAAGAACCCGGTGCCATGGGCGCCGATATCGCTGTCGGCACAACGCAACGCTTTGGCGTGCCTGTCGGCTATGGGGGCCCTCATGCTGGCTATATGGCGACAAAATCCACCTATGCCCGCAACATGCCGGGCCGTATTGTAGGCGTGTCTATCGACAGTCATGGCAACCGGGCTTACCGTTTATCACTGCAAACCCGCGAGCAGCATATCAGGCGCGAAAAAGCGACGTCGAATGTCTGTACGGCGCAGGCTTTGCTGGCCGTCATGGCGGGCTTCTACGCCGTCTTTCATGGGCCAGAGGGATTACGGGCGATCGCCCAGCGTATTCACCGCAAGACCGCCCGTTTGGCGGAAGGTCTGAAGCAGGGTGGTTTCGATGTGCGTCCAGCGACTTTCTTTGACACGATCACCGTGGATGTGGGCCCATTGCAATCCGCCGTGATGAAATCTGCCGTGGACGAGGGGATTAACCTGCGCGCTGTGGGCAAAACTGCTGTCGGGATTACGCTGGATGAACGCACCCGCCCTGCGACGATCGAGAAAGTCTGGCGCGCCTTTGGCATCACACGCCAGGACAAGGACTATACCCCCCACTACAACATGCCGGACAAGCTGATCCGGACCAGTGATTTCCTGACCCATCCGGTGTTCCACATGAACCGGGCCGAGACCGAAATGATGCGCTACATGCGCAGGCTTGCGGACCGTGATCTTGCGCTGGACCGTGCGATGATCCCACTGGGCTCTTGCACGATGAAGCTGAATTCTGCGGCCGAGATGATGCCCGTTAGCTGGCGCGAGTTTTCCTTGCTGCATCCGTTTTGCCCCAAAGATCAGGCGCTGGGTTACGCTGAAATGATCGACGATCTGTCGGCCAAACTCTGCGATGTGACGGGCTATGACGCGATCTCGATGCAGCCGAATTCTGGCGCGCAGGGCGAATATGCCGGGCTGTTGTCTATCGCCAGATACCACCAGACAAACGGGGAAGGGCAACGCGACATCTGCCTGATCCCGATGAGCGCACATGGCACGAACCCTGCTTCTGCGCAAATGGTCGGCTGGAAGGTTGTTCCGGTGAAGTCAGCCGAGAATGGTGATATTGATCTTGATGATTTCAAGGCCAAGGCGGCCGAGCACAAAGATCGTCTGGCCGCCTGTATGATCACCTACCCATCAACCCATGGCGTGTTCGAGGAAACCGTGATCGACGTTTGCCAGATCACCCATGATGCAGGCGGTCAGGTCTATATCGATGGGGCCAATATGAATGCGATGGTTGGCCTCAGCCGCCCCGGGGATCTGGGGGGTGACGTCAGCCACCTAAATCTGCACAAGACATTCTGCATTCCACATGGTGGCGGTGGCCCCGGCATGGGCCCGATTGGCGTGAAGCGGCATCTGATTGCACATTTGCCGGGTGATCCGAACGAAGGGGAAGGGGCGGTCAGTGCGGCGCCATATGGTTCGCCTTCACTTCTGCCGATTTCCTGGGCTTACTGTCTGATGATGGGTGGTGAGGGTCTGACGCAGGCGACGCGCGTGGCGATCCTGAATGCCAATTACATCGCCAAACGCCTCGAAGGTGCCTTTGATGTGCTTTATAAAGGGCCAACGGGCCGTGTCGCACATGAATGCATCATCGACACCCGGCCTTTTGCCGATAGTGCCAATGTCACCGTGGATGATATCGCGAAACGGTTGTCTGATTGCGGGTTCCACGCGCCGACGATGTCATGGCCAGTCGCGGGCACATTGATGGTTGAGCCGACAGAATCCGAGAATAAAGCGGAGCTGGACCGCTTTTGTGATGCGATGCTGGGCATTCGTGCAGAGATCAAGGCCATCGAAGATGGGGTGATGGATGCAGAAAATAACCCGCTCAAGAACGCACCGCATACAATGGAGGACTTGGTCAAAGGCTGGGATCGTCCTTATAGCCGTGAAACGGGGTGTTTCCCGGCGGGTGCTTTCCGCGTCGATAAGTACTGGCCGCCGGTCAACCGGGTCGACAACGTCTGGGGTGATCGCAACCTGACCTGCACCTGCCCACCGATGGAGGATTATGCGCAGGCCGCAGAGTAA
- a CDS encoding XdhC family protein, whose amino-acid sequence MNTAFNHAPTGADPVRAILDARGPSVLAVIAGVEGPSYRPLGAMMAVMADGSRVGTLSSGCIEADIALHAGDVLATGAPRMIRYGQGSPFVDIELPCGGGLDILLVPNPDKEALGQIALRQAAREDCSLTINIDSGAITLQKPAETGRIGQKLSVRFDPAIRFLVFGKGPEASTFAALVQSAGYPNLLLSPDSETLQAGVGAGCPTRHMTQHGFPKGLQTDDRTAIVLFFHDHDWEPPILKEAVQTNAFYIGSQGSQRARDKRHTTLAQMGVSPADIARLRGPVGLIPSARDAGTLAVSVLSEILAVAMQRPKT is encoded by the coding sequence ATGAACACAGCCTTCAATCACGCACCCACTGGTGCAGATCCGGTCCGCGCGATCCTTGATGCGCGGGGGCCAAGTGTTCTGGCCGTCATTGCAGGGGTCGAAGGGCCGTCCTATCGCCCGCTTGGGGCGATGATGGCTGTGATGGCGGATGGCAGCCGGGTTGGCACTTTGTCGTCCGGCTGTATCGAGGCCGACATTGCCTTACACGCGGGCGACGTGCTCGCGACAGGTGCCCCTAGAATGATCCGCTATGGTCAGGGGTCGCCCTTTGTCGATATCGAACTGCCTTGTGGTGGGGGCCTTGATATCCTGCTGGTGCCAAATCCGGATAAAGAGGCGCTCGGCCAAATCGCGCTGCGGCAAGCGGCGCGGGAAGACTGTAGCCTGACCATCAATATCGACAGCGGCGCGATCACCTTGCAAAAACCTGCCGAAACAGGCCGTATTGGGCAAAAACTGTCGGTGCGCTTTGACCCCGCAATCCGTTTCTTGGTTTTTGGAAAAGGGCCGGAAGCCAGCACTTTTGCCGCGCTGGTCCAATCGGCGGGCTATCCAAACCTGCTGCTTTCACCAGATAGTGAGACCTTGCAGGCTGGTGTCGGGGCTGGATGCCCTACGCGACATATGACGCAGCATGGCTTTCCCAAAGGCCTGCAAACAGATGACCGCACTGCAATCGTGCTGTTCTTTCATGACCATGACTGGGAACCGCCGATCCTGAAAGAGGCGGTGCAGACCAATGCGTTCTATATCGGATCACAAGGGAGCCAACGTGCCCGCGACAAGCGACATACGACGCTTGCGCAGATGGGGGTATCGCCCGCCGATATCGCAAGATTGCGCGGTCCGGTGGGGCTGATACCCTCTGCACGCGACGCGGGCACCCTTGCCGTTTCGGTTCTTTCGGAAATCCTTGCCGTTGCGATGCAAAGGCCGAAAACCTGA
- a CDS encoding FAD binding domain-containing protein, with the protein MYNFEFAKPKTVAEAANAMAVEGAQALGGGQTLLPTMKQRLASPEVLVSMTGVAEMVGVRADGDTVTVGGATTHAEVAAATAGLFPGLAGLAGNIGDPAVRNRGTIGGSLANNDPAACYPAGALGSGATITTNKRDIAADDYFQGMFETALDEGEIITSVSFPVPEKANYQKFEQPASRFALVGVFVAKTADGVRVAVTGASNNGVYRWSEAETALNGDFSEGAIAGMSGNADDMITDLHGTGAYRAHLVGVLTRRAIAACG; encoded by the coding sequence ATGTATAATTTTGAATTTGCGAAACCCAAAACAGTGGCAGAGGCCGCCAATGCGATGGCGGTCGAAGGTGCGCAAGCACTCGGTGGCGGGCAGACCCTGTTGCCAACCATGAAACAGCGCCTGGCCTCACCCGAGGTGCTGGTCAGCATGACCGGCGTCGCGGAGATGGTCGGCGTGCGTGCAGACGGTGACACAGTGACCGTCGGCGGTGCCACAACCCATGCCGAGGTCGCCGCCGCGACGGCGGGCCTTTTCCCTGGCCTTGCTGGTCTGGCAGGCAATATCGGCGATCCAGCTGTGCGCAATCGCGGGACCATCGGTGGCTCATTGGCCAACAATGACCCGGCTGCCTGCTATCCGGCGGGCGCATTGGGATCGGGTGCCACGATCACAACAAACAAACGCGACATCGCGGCGGACGACTACTTTCAGGGTATGTTTGAAACCGCGCTCGACGAAGGCGAGATCATCACATCGGTCAGTTTCCCGGTGCCGGAAAAAGCCAACTATCAGAAGTTCGAACAGCCCGCGTCACGCTTTGCGCTGGTGGGGGTCTTTGTCGCAAAGACCGCCGATGGGGTCCGCGTGGCTGTCACCGGAGCATCCAATAATGGCGTCTACCGCTGGTCGGAGGCCGAAACAGCGCTGAATGGCGATTTTTCGGAAGGCGCGATCGCGGGCATGTCCGGCAACGCCGATGACATGATTACTGACCTGCATGGAACAGGTGCGTATCGCGCCCATCTGGTTGGGGTCCTGACCCGCCGGGCCATCGCCGCCTGCGGCTAA
- a CDS encoding xanthine dehydrogenase family protein molybdopterin-binding subunit, with protein MAADGGMGHATKRREDVRFLTGRGKYTDDYTPAKTTYCAFARSTVANGKINSIDTSAAADMPGVVAVFTGEDFAEVGGNPAGWLINSRDGEPMKEPKRPVLAHGKVRHVGDAYAAVVAETLEQAMDAVEALDADIDELDAVIDMADALANSTTLVHDEIGTNQCFDWGWIEDNRAATDEAIKNAPHVTTLELVNNRLVPNAMEPRCSIGEYDPGTGDYKLTTTSQNPHLTRLLISAFVMGIPENKLTVHAPDVGGGFGSKIYHYGEEALVLAAAKKLNRPVKWTSTRTEAFLSDAHGRDHVTKIELACEKDGTFIAFRTETMANVGAYLSNFSTATPTFLHGTLMAGNYTVPNVYVNVKAVFTNTAPVDAYRGAGRPEATFSLERVIDKAARELGINPVEIRRKNFVKPDQYPFASAAGLEYDSGNYDALMDGLEKRADIAGFEARRAESAKNGKLRGLGINSYIEACGIAPSNLVGVLGSRVGLYDAATVRVNATGNISVMVGAHSHGQGHETAFPQVVADMLGVDPMSVEIVHGDTSKIPFGMGTYGSRSLAVCGSAVFRATEKIIKKATLIAAHMMEDKPENVDFEDGAFSVKGTNKKVNFGDVALKAYIPHDFPIEDIEPGLEETAFYDPANFTYPSGAYACEVEVDPDTGKVDICSMVAMDDFGNVVNPMIVTGQVQGGLAQGIGQALLEHGIYDENGQLLSGSLMDYAMPRADDLPSFVVDHSHATRCTHNPIGVKGCGEAGAIGSPPTVVNAVVDALQRGGHDVEHIDMPVSPARVWEAMNG; from the coding sequence ATGGCAGCAGACGGAGGAATGGGTCACGCCACCAAACGCCGTGAAGACGTGCGTTTCCTGACAGGACGTGGCAAGTACACTGACGACTACACCCCCGCCAAGACCACCTATTGCGCCTTTGCGCGCTCGACCGTGGCCAATGGCAAAATCAACAGCATCGACACATCGGCAGCCGCCGACATGCCCGGCGTTGTGGCTGTGTTTACGGGCGAGGATTTTGCCGAAGTCGGCGGCAACCCGGCAGGTTGGCTGATCAACAGCCGCGATGGCGAGCCGATGAAAGAACCCAAGCGGCCCGTTTTGGCCCATGGCAAAGTGCGTCATGTTGGCGACGCCTATGCCGCAGTAGTCGCAGAGACGCTGGAACAGGCGATGGATGCGGTTGAGGCACTGGATGCGGATATTGATGAGCTCGACGCCGTGATCGACATGGCCGACGCATTGGCCAACAGCACTACGCTGGTCCATGATGAAATCGGCACAAACCAGTGTTTCGACTGGGGCTGGATCGAAGACAACCGCGCTGCGACAGATGAGGCCATCAAGAATGCGCCGCATGTGACAACGCTGGAATTGGTCAACAACCGCTTGGTGCCCAATGCGATGGAACCACGCTGTTCGATTGGTGAGTATGACCCCGGCACGGGCGACTACAAGCTGACGACAACCTCGCAAAACCCGCATCTGACGCGGCTTTTGATCAGTGCCTTTGTGATGGGTATCCCCGAGAACAAGCTGACCGTGCACGCACCCGACGTCGGCGGCGGCTTTGGGTCCAAAATCTATCACTACGGTGAAGAGGCACTGGTGTTGGCGGCCGCGAAAAAGCTGAACCGCCCGGTCAAATGGACCTCGACCCGGACCGAGGCGTTCCTTTCGGATGCCCATGGTCGCGACCATGTAACCAAGATCGAGCTGGCCTGTGAAAAGGACGGCACCTTCATCGCCTTCCGGACCGAAACGATGGCGAATGTCGGCGCTTATCTGTCGAACTTCTCGACCGCGACGCCGACCTTCCTGCATGGCACGCTGATGGCGGGTAACTATACCGTTCCCAACGTCTATGTGAACGTCAAAGCCGTGTTCACCAATACGGCCCCGGTCGACGCCTATCGCGGCGCGGGACGGCCAGAAGCGACCTTCAGCCTTGAGCGTGTCATCGACAAAGCCGCGCGTGAGTTGGGCATCAACCCTGTTGAAATCAGGCGCAAGAACTTCGTCAAGCCTGATCAATATCCTTTCGCCTCAGCCGCTGGTCTTGAATACGACAGCGGCAACTATGATGCGCTGATGGATGGGCTGGAAAAACGTGCCGATATCGCAGGGTTTGAAGCCCGCCGCGCTGAAAGCGCCAAGAACGGTAAGCTGCGTGGTCTGGGTATTAACAGCTATATCGAGGCTTGCGGGATTGCGCCATCCAACCTTGTAGGCGTCCTTGGCTCTCGCGTTGGCCTTTATGATGCGGCCACGGTACGGGTGAATGCCACCGGCAATATCTCGGTCATGGTCGGCGCACACAGTCACGGGCAAGGACACGAGACGGCTTTCCCGCAGGTCGTGGCGGATATGCTGGGTGTTGACCCGATGTCGGTAGAGATCGTCCATGGCGACACCTCAAAAATCCCATTCGGCATGGGCACCTATGGGTCGCGCAGTCTTGCTGTTTGTGGTTCTGCCGTGTTCCGGGCGACTGAGAAGATCATCAAGAAGGCGACACTGATCGCCGCCCATATGATGGAGGACAAACCAGAGAACGTTGACTTCGAAGATGGGGCATTTTCAGTCAAAGGCACCAACAAGAAGGTCAACTTCGGAGATGTCGCGCTGAAGGCTTATATCCCGCACGATTTCCCGATTGAGGACATCGAACCAGGGTTAGAGGAAACCGCCTTCTACGATCCGGCCAACTTCACCTACCCATCCGGCGCCTATGCCTGCGAGGTCGAGGTTGATCCGGACACTGGCAAGGTCGACATCTGCTCAATGGTCGCGATGGATGACTTCGGCAATGTCGTCAATCCGATGATCGTGACCGGACAGGTCCAAGGTGGGCTGGCCCAAGGGATTGGGCAGGCGCTGTTGGAGCATGGGATCTATGATGAGAATGGGCAACTTCTGTCCGGCTCACTCATGGATTATGCCATGCCGCGCGCCGATGATTTGCCCAGCTTCGTGGTCGATCACAGCCATGCCACGCGCTGCACCCATAACCCCATCGGGGTAAAGGGCTGTGGTGAGGCAGGTGCCATCGGATCACCCCCTACGGTGGTCAATGCCGTGGTCGACGCGTTGCAGCGCGGTGGCCATGACGTGGAACACATCGATATGCCGGTATCCCCCGCGCGTGTCTGGGAAGCGATGAACGGATGA